The window TGACCTCCCGTCAGTGATCTCGGGGACAACGGCCTCCGGGTGTGCGAAAGAAGATCATTCTCGCGCACCCTTTGGCCCGCCGACTGCCGAGAGCCAACGAAAGGCCGCATCCATGGAGATCGAGGAGACCGCGCTGCCCGGCATCGGGCTGCGGCACGAGTTCACCACCCGCGGCAGGCGCCGGGTTGGCGTCGTCGCGCACCACAAGGGCCGGCGAGAGCTGGTGATCTACGGAGCGGACGACCCGGACGCCGTCGCCGAGTCGCTGATGCTCACCGCCGAGGAGGGCGATGCGCTCTCCGAACTGCTCGGCGCGCCGCACATCGTCGAGAAGCTGGCCAACCTCAACAAGATGTTCGCGGGCCTGGTCGGCGAACGAATCCGGATCTCGCCGGACTCCCCCTACGCGGGCCGGCCGCTCGGCGACACCCAGGCGCGCACCCGCACCGGCGCGTCGATCGTCGCGGTCGTACGCGACCAGGAGGTCCTCGCCTCGCCGCGGCCGGACTTCCGGTTCGCCGCCGAGGACGTCGTCGTGGTGGTCGGAACCCCGGAGAACACCGCCGCCGTCGCCGAGCTGTTCCGCACCGGCTGACCAGACAGGAAGTGGGTGACGGCGTGCATGACACGGCATCGGTCTTCATCGAGCTCGGCGGGGTGCTGTTCTGCCTCGGGATCCTGGGACACGTCGCCTCCAGGGTCGGGATCTCCCCGATCCCGTTCTACCTGCTCGCCGGGCTGGCGTTCGGCCACGGTGGGCTGCTCCCGCTCGGGGCCAGCGAGGAGTTCATCAAGACAGGCGCGGAGATCGGCGTCGTCCTCCTGCTCCTTACCCTTGGCCTGGAGTACACCGCCAGCGAGCTGATCCACGGGCTGCGCCGCCAGGCACCGGCCGGCGGCCTCGACCTCGTGCTGAACGCGGCTCCAGGCGTCGCCGCCGCCCTGTTGCTCGGCTGGGGCGCGCTCGCGGCGGTGGTCATGGGTGGAGTGACCGCGATCTCGTCGTCCGGGATCATCGCGAAGGTCCTCGGCGACCTGCACCGGCTCGGCAACCGGGAGACGCCGGTGGTGCTGTCGGTGCTGGTGCTCGAGGACCTGGCGATGGCGGTGTACCTGCCGGTCGTGACGGCGCTGCTGGCCCACCAGACCGTCGCTCGCGGCTCGCTGACGGTAGCGATCGCCCTCGGCGCGCTGGTCGGGGTGCTGGTCGTGGCGCTGCGGCACGGCGCCAAGGTCACCCTGCTGGTGTTCAACCCGAAGTCCGACCGCAACGACGAGATCCTGCTGCTGCGGGCGCTCGGGCTCGCGCTGCTCGTCGCGGGCGTCGCGCAGCGACTGGAGGTGTCCGCCGCGGTCGGCGCGTTCCTCGTGGGCATCGCGCTGTCCGGCCCGGTCGCCGAGAGCGCCAGCGAGGTGCTGACTCCGCTGCGGGACCTGTTCGCCGCGGTGTTCTTCGTCTTCTTCGGGCTACAGACCGACCCGTCGGCGATCCCGCCGGTGCTGGGCGCGGCGTCGCTGCTGGCGCTGGCCGGAGTCGCGACGAAGGTGCTGACCGGCTGGTGGGCGGCCCGGCGGGCGGGAATCGCGACGCTCGGCCGGTTCCGCGCCGGGGCGGCGCTGGTCGCCCGCGGCGAGTTCTCGATCGTCATCGCCGGCCTCGCCGTGGCGGCCGGCGTGAACCCGAAGCTGGGACCGCTGGCAGCCAGCTACGTGCTGCTGATGGCCATCCTCGGCCCGCTCGCCGCCCGGTTCGTCGAGCCCGTCACCCGCGCCGCGCTGCGACGCCGGGAACGCGGGCCCTCTGCGGCGGCCGCCACCAGCCCCGACATCGGGCTGCGACAGCACGGCGATCACCAGGGGGCCGACGCCCCGGGCGTTCTCCGATGGAGGAATCGTGGCAGGCCAAGGCGAGAGGCGGAAAGGGCTGGGTGAAAGCCTGGGTGGCGGAGCCGGTTCTTGGCGGCGTACATCGCCTGGTCGGCGCGGTGAAGCAGATCTTCGGTGCTGGCGACGGGGGTTCCGGCGTCGGCCACGGCGACGCCGACGCTGGCCTGGAGGTCGCGCCGCTGCCCGTGGACCTGGAACGCCGGGCTCATGGCTTCTCGGATGTGCCTCGCGGTGGCGTCGCCGGTCGCGCGTGGGTCGTCGGACGGGTCGCGCATGAGGACGGCGAACTCGTCGCCGCCGAGGCGGGCGGTGAGGTCCTGGGCGCGGACGGCGCCGCGCAGCCGCCCGGCGACCGCGCGCAACAGCTCATCGCCGGCGCCGTGGCCGAGGGTGTCGTTGACGGTCTTGAAGTCGTCGAGGTCGCAGAACAGCACGACGAGTGGCCGGCCGCTGGCGCGGTGTGCGTCGACGGCGTGGTCGACCTCGGCGGTGAACAGGGCGCGGTTGGCCAGGCCGGTCAGCGGGTCGTGCAGCGCCTGGTGGCGTAGGCCGCGCTGGGTCGCGCGCAGGCTCGCCATCAGCCGGGTGTTCTGCGCGACCGTGATCAGCTGGCGGATCGTGACCAGGGTGACGAGCACGATCGAGAGCTGCAGAGTGATCCCCTGCAGGGCCTGGCCCCGGGCAGCGGGCACGACGACCAGCAGCGCGGCGACGCCCAGGGGCAGGTACGGCAGATAGGCATGGACCAACAGCGACCGGTCCTCGCCGCCGCCCCGGCCCGGCCGTGCCGGTCGCCTCCTGGCCGGTCCCGGCGGGACGACCATGGCCAGCGCGAGCAGCGGCGGGGCGAGGACGGTGCCGATCCAGTACAGCGCCGTGTCGTCGACTTCGAACGGCCCGCCCGCGGCCAGAAATATCAACGCCGTCTCCGAAACGGCGAAGAGCACCAGGCTGGCGGTCACCAGCCCCATCGACCGGCCATTGCAGGGCCGTCGGAACGTCATCAGCAGGACGGCGACCACGATCAACAACATCCCGCTCAACGGGATGGCGAGGGCGAGCGCGAACGGCCACCCGCTCAACCCGCTGGCGGTGACGTTCTCCAGCACCGCGACCCAGGCGATGAGGAACATCGACACCACGATCATCAGGCTGTCCAGCGCGACCACCACAGCCGCGGCATGCCGTCCTTCCTCATGGTCGAGCGGAGGCGCACGCTGCTCCGCTGACCCCTCGGCCGGCCGGATCGGAATGCTCAGCAGGCCCAGCGAGGCCAGCAACGGCGGCACCAGGTACACCAGGTCCGCGGCATCCAGCGTGACCGAGGAACGGTCCGCGACCAGCCAGGTGATCATCCAGTCGATCGACCCACCCACCGCCGAGGCCAGACCACTGCTCAGCAGCAGGCGCCAACGACGCTCGGCACCGCGGCTGCGCACGATGGCGACACCAGCTACGACGGCCGCGAACACACTGCAGGTGACGAACGCGATCCCCTGGAAGACCACCCGCGGCTGTCCACCCAGGAAGGCCAGTGGGACGAGCGCTCCCACGTACAGCAGCGCGGTTCCACCGGCCAGCCACCAGAACACCCGCCCGCTCACCGTTCCAGCCGAGTGCGCCGCCGGACCGCGTGCCGGCCCGGTCCCAGCCGACGCGCGGCCCTTCGGGTACCGGCCGGCGACGGCCCGGGACAAGCAGTGAGGCCCCACGTCGCGCAACACCTCATTCCCCCTCCTTCCCAGAATCGCCGACCGCGCCCGTCCGCACACACCCGAACCCTTCCGCTACGTGACCGGGACGTCGGCCGGCGAGCGCCAGCCGTCCAGGCATTGGCACGTGTCTCCGGGTATCAATTCGGCCACGGCCGGGTGGGTATCCGAAATGTGCCGAGAAACAGGCGCCAAGACGATCACTATCGAGCCGGCGCCGCCGACGGCGGACGGTTATTGTTTAAACACAGACCATCCGTGGGAGGTGCGCGACAGTGAAGGCCCTGCTGCCATGGGCATTCTGGATATTCGTGGTCTTCTACGTAATGACCGCACCCAGCGACGCCGCGGCCATCGTGCACACGGCGGTTGGTTGGCTCGGCGCCCTCGGCAACGGCGTCTCCACCGTCGTCACCGACACCACCAGCTCCGTCTGACCACCAGCGACGCTCTAACCGCCACCTGCGCCACCAGCGCCAACGCCAGCGCCGCCCAGCTGGGCCAGCCCTGGGCGCTGCGCCACGACCAGCCCCTCCAAGGGCCCATCGCGAATGCGCCTACCGGGACCCGGTGGAATGCACACATCGGGGTTTCCCGACAAGGCAAGAACCCCCGCCACTCGCGTGACGGGGGTTCAACCATGCCCACCCTCGTGGGCCTGGGAATTCATATGCCGGAGGATATCCCGCTTCCAGGTCCGCGGCCAGCCTACCGCTAGAGCCTCGATCGGCCGCCTCGGCCGATGCCGCGGCGGCCCACGAGCCAGAGCACGGCGATAATCACAATCACCCACAGCACTGGATGAACCGTCAGTCCTAGCGCGGCGGCGATCGCGACGATGACGATCGCAATCAAGATGTCGATAAGCATAGAAGTCTCATACCCATGAGAACCGCACTAAACCGGGCGCGATCGTGCCCGCGCCGATGCCCACGGGTCCCGTGGGCATCGGCGCGGGCACACGCGAGAGACCCGCAGGCCTGGTTTCGTTGCCGCCGGTCGCTCGTGGGCGTCGTTCGCCGGGAGCATGCCCCGGCCGGCGCTACGCACTCAGGCGGCATCCAGCTGGAGAAACGACCCGTCCGCGTTCGTGAGCCTCTCGGCCGGGGTGGTGCCGCCCCAGATCCCGTGCCGGTCCCCGGTGACCATCGCCGAGAGCAGGCACAGCACGCGGACCGGGCACCCGGCGCAGATCTCCTTGGCGGCCGCCTCCCGCCGGAGCCTTTCCTGTCCGTCGGCGCTCTCCGGTGGGAAGAAGATCTCGACGTCCGCTGAGCCACAGGCGGCGCCGACCCGCCAGTCGAGGAGGTCCACGTCGAGGTCGCTCTCGTCGGCGTAGGCCTCGGCCAGGGAATCGCCCCCGATCGCCTCGGATACCTCGGCCACGTCGAGTGCCATCCCCAGGTCGAGCGCCGGCGCCGCGGCGTCGTCCTCGCCATGCGGCGGCTGGCCGACCGTCTGAGGCAAGGAGGCGGCTTCCGCCGGGCGGATGGGCTGAAGGCGATCAGCGGGGGCGGCGGGAGGGAGAAGCGTCGGCATCGGACCTCGCTCAGCGTCGAGAACGGCAACCGCGGGACCTATTCCCCCATAGACCAGCGCAAACCCTGCCTTCCCGCCAAGGTGCGCCATCACGGCGCTGGGCTACGACATCGAACGACGCGAGGCCGAACAGGCCACCCTGGCGCTGCACGAGTCGCGGATGCGGGCCGGAGAGAACGCCGCCTCGAACGCGGCTTACCGCCCGCTCCCCGCTGCCCGCGGGACCCTGCGCCGGTTGGACCGCCGTGTAGCCTGCCGGCTAAGGGCCAGGCATAGGCGACGAGTCCGATCAAGGCGATCGCCGCCGCGTCGACGGCCCGACAGAGGAGGTGCGGCGTGTGTCCCGGATCGCCGCACACGAAGGAGCAGCGTGCCCAATCC of the Pseudofrankia saprophytica genome contains:
- a CDS encoding cation:proton antiporter regulatory subunit, with protein sequence MEIEETALPGIGLRHEFTTRGRRRVGVVAHHKGRRELVIYGADDPDAVAESLMLTAEEGDALSELLGAPHIVEKLANLNKMFAGLVGERIRISPDSPYAGRPLGDTQARTRTGASIVAVVRDQEVLASPRPDFRFAAEDVVVVVGTPENTAAVAELFRTG
- a CDS encoding GGDEF domain-containing protein → MSGRVFWWLAGGTALLYVGALVPLAFLGGQPRVVFQGIAFVTCSVFAAVVAGVAIVRSRGAERRWRLLLSSGLASAVGGSIDWMITWLVADRSSVTLDAADLVYLVPPLLASLGLLSIPIRPAEGSAEQRAPPLDHEEGRHAAAVVVALDSLMIVVSMFLIAWVAVLENVTASGLSGWPFALALAIPLSGMLLIVVAVLLMTFRRPCNGRSMGLVTASLVLFAVSETALIFLAAGGPFEVDDTALYWIGTVLAPPLLALAMVVPPGPARRRPARPGRGGGEDRSLLVHAYLPYLPLGVAALLVVVPAARGQALQGITLQLSIVLVTLVTIRQLITVAQNTRLMASLRATQRGLRHQALHDPLTGLANRALFTAEVDHAVDAHRASGRPLVVLFCDLDDFKTVNDTLGHGAGDELLRAVAGRLRGAVRAQDLTARLGGDEFAVLMRDPSDDPRATGDATARHIREAMSPAFQVHGQRRDLQASVGVAVADAGTPVASTEDLLHRADQAMYAAKNRLRHPGFHPALSASRLGLPRFLHRRTPGASAPW
- a CDS encoding WhiB family transcriptional regulator codes for the protein MPQTVGQPPHGEDDAAAPALDLGMALDVAEVSEAIGGDSLAEAYADESDLDVDLLDWRVGAACGSADVEIFFPPESADGQERLRREAAAKEICAGCPVRVLCLLSAMVTGDRHGIWGGTTPAERLTNADGSFLQLDAA
- a CDS encoding cation:proton antiporter is translated as MHDTASVFIELGGVLFCLGILGHVASRVGISPIPFYLLAGLAFGHGGLLPLGASEEFIKTGAEIGVVLLLLTLGLEYTASELIHGLRRQAPAGGLDLVLNAAPGVAAALLLGWGALAAVVMGGVTAISSSGIIAKVLGDLHRLGNRETPVVLSVLVLEDLAMAVYLPVVTALLAHQTVARGSLTVAIALGALVGVLVVALRHGAKVTLLVFNPKSDRNDEILLLRALGLALLVAGVAQRLEVSAAVGAFLVGIALSGPVAESASEVLTPLRDLFAAVFFVFFGLQTDPSAIPPVLGAASLLALAGVATKVLTGWWAARRAGIATLGRFRAGAALVARGEFSIVIAGLAVAAGVNPKLGPLAASYVLLMAILGPLAARFVEPVTRAALRRRERGPSAAAATSPDIGLRQHGDHQGADAPGVLRWRNRGRPRREAERAG